The genome window CATTCACTACAGCTAAGAAATATGGACAATAGTAAGCAAACTGTTGTTGTAACAGGTTAGTGGGCTTTCCTCTACTTGCTCGACTGTACGTAGTTTCTAGCTCGACAAAGCCAACTAGGGCGTGCATGTCAAGAATGTTACTCTGTTGAAAAGTTGTGTGAAGGACATGCAGCTGAGTTGTCCAAATAGTTGCCGTTTGTTATTTGTAAAATGACATACATTCCTTCAAAGTGTTTGTCAAATTGGCAATCATTTGTTTCTTGTATTCCAAAATAATATGCCTATGGATAACTGCCTATGGACATAATTGCATAACTTTAGGAACGTGTCATGCATGGTATGACCTACTTGACCCTGTATGTAGCAGAATCAAATTGAAGTTGTAATATTTCAGACCTCCAGACATGCACTTGTTAGGCAATTTGGCTAATTTTTAATGTCTTCCTTGTGTTTAGCAAAATTCTAGTTTCAATAAACATTTGCTTTACATACAAGCATTAAACACAATTGTGAAACTTTTAGGGTGTTTTCACATATTCCTCTTTTTTAAAATACATtatctcagtcctctttaaagtgaattggggtaaaacatttaaatgaaataaaataacCCAGTTCTCTTTGTAGTCACACTACCCTTGCCTTTGAATAAGGACTCAACAATTTTTTTCCAGTACACTTCACCTATTTTGTGGACTGAGTCCTCTTTGCACTCACATTGCTATGTTTAGAAAGGAACCAAGATATTTTTTTCCAACATGCACTCTGTGTTTTTACAAAGTGCAGGACAAGTCATTCAATCAAAATTGTGTTATTAGACAACTAGATATACATACATTTTGGAAGCTAATAATTGCATTTAATTAAAATATGAGACATAATTGTAATTAGAAGATACTATTAACATGTACATTTTTTATTGCTAACATAATATATAGCAGAAGAATAACTGCAGATTTAAATAATGCTGTAATTGAAAATTGTACACCCATTATAGGCGACTGCCCCTTTATTAGCTAGAATTGATTTTGTACCCtacagtatttttttattttttttatttcacctttatttaaccaggtaggctagttgagaacaagttctcatttgcaactgcgacctggccaagataaagcatagcagtgtgaacagacaacacagagttacacatggaataaacaattaacaagtcaataacacagtagaaaaagatgggcagtctatatacaatgtgtgcaaaaggcatgaggaggtaggcgaataatacagttttgcagattaacactggagtgataaatgatcagatggtcatgtacaggtagagatattggtatgTTGTTATTCTCACCAAATTATGTTGTCTTCTCACACTTTTCAAAATGCACAATCAAATAAGCATTTTATGAAGCTCTCAGCCTATAGATGGCATATTGCAAACAAATAATCTTGAACTACAAACACACATTTTGGAATTTCTGTGTCGCTAATCAGTAaccaaaaacttttttttttctgcGAACCTGCATATAACCTTCTCTCTTTTGTGTCACCAATGTGATGGATTATGGCAGGGGAATCTGTGTTGCAGTATTCAAGTGTGTGGTGTGGGAATAATGACAGACAAACCTGAGGAGCTTTGTGTTCACATTTCCCTAAAAGAGAGAACCGGACCACGGAATTCAAGCGAACTGCTTCAGGGGCTCTTTTGAGGTGTCTGACTTCCTTTGGAGTGTTCACAGTGCACAACAAATGTTGCAAACCGTGCTGAGTTCACAAAAATTGTCCGAAAGGGACCAAGTGTGAAAACACCCGAATTATTCTGTCTCCCAGACGCAAAGGCCAGTTGGAACACGGATGGCTTGATAAAAGATGTTAGTTTGCCTGGGAACAGAGGGCCTCACAAAAGAGCTGGCCAGCAGCTGCTGACCCCACGCTCTTTCCTTTTCACCTTCctgccagacagacagatcccTGTGTCCCCAAGGGAACACACCAGCCCATTAATTTCACAGGGATTCAGAGTGATGTCTCAACGTTACTGCAGCTACACTCACACATTTATATAAACATCATATAAAGTGAGCTTGTTATTGGATTGTGCATATTTCTTTAGTGTCCCTTCGAGCGTGGGTTCTTACGACAGTTATTTCCTCTCAAGCAAATGTATTGCCAAGCAATCCTATAAGTAAAGCTTCAATCTCAAGTTAATTGAGTCTGCTATTTGAGTTTAATACTTTTAATTTTATAAATGCTGCCATATTTTGCAGGGTTTGAGCCATTTGGAGAGCACACTATTAATGCCAGTTGGGTAGCAGTCCAGGTATGTATATTTTGCATATTTCACATAGGCTATATTGAATTAATTTGTCTTTATAACTAATGAGGATGCATTGATTTCCCTGCCAATAACACAAAACTGCCTACTTTGTTCATGCTCAGCCTGTTTTGGTAGATCTCCATTCAGAAAATGTTTTCTTACACGTTCTATAATGTGAGAGAATCATTAAAGGGCCAAAGTCGGGGTGTGAGGCTGTATTGGGAAATGTGATGGGGACAATGGTTGTCAGGGTGTCTAGACAGACTTGATAAGGATATTCAAATCAAACAAAGGGCTGCTTTGTGGCTGTGGTCAATCATGCCACTTTTAAATGTTTATGGGAACTGGCCTGGTAGCCATGGCCAGTTGACCTGTAGCAAATTATAGAGCCAGTTGTGAACATTACACTTTAGAAATGTTGTCTCCTCCAGAAATGTTCAATATTTTCCTATTTGTGCTTTCCCAATTTGAATTTTTTGGATATCATCCAATCATATTTCTGTTGTGCATATTTTTTATGGACTGAATAGACAAAGTAAAGATGACCACAAGGAAATGTCTAACATGTTACAAAATGTCTATTTTAAAAGCAATGAGTTTCAAAATAATGTGAAGACATTTATATTATCTTTTATGAATATTAATCACCTTGTCTACTCTTCTCTTTGTTTTAAGGAACTGAAGAAGCTGGGCCTGGGAAAGGACATAGACCTGCATGTGTATGAGGTGCCTGTTGACTACCAGGCAGTCCAGAGTTTGATTCCCTCACTATTGAAGCAGTATCATCCCCAGGTAAGAAGGCAATGAATGGGCTCCTATCTCCTTTCCTGCTGTTCAATTATGCACCTTAATATGCACCATATTTGAATTTGTTTGTTTTGTATCCTTCTCTGCACGGGGAATCAGTTAGTGGTCCATGTTGGAGTCTCAGGTATGGCCACCACCGTTACCTTAGAGAAATGTGGCCGTAACCATGGCTACAAGGGTCTGGACAACAGCCACTTCTGTCCCCATTCTCAGTGTTGCATCGAGGGGGGCCCAGACTGTATTGACTCTGTTATTGACATGGAATCGGTCTGCAAAAGAGTGACAGCCTCTGGACTAGGAGTAGCAGTCTCAGTCTCTCAAGATGCTGGCAGGTAAGCATCTTCCTCCTGTGTGCTTTTGTGTTTGAAATTGCTAATAAAATCAATATGCATGCATACACCTGTGTTTCAAAGAAAGTTGTAGGCCTAttttacccccccccacacacacacacacatcttactGTAGAACCACCACTTCGAACCATTATATTAATTCCTGTGTCTTTCCTGACAGATACCTCTGTGACTTCACCTACTACACTTCTCTGTACCTGAGCCATGGGCACTCGGCATTCATCCACGTGCCTCCCATAGAGAAGCCTTATAGTGGAGTGGACTTGGGTAGGGCCCTCCAAGCCATCATACAAGAGATGTTGGACATGCTCAACCAACCCGAAGAGAAGATCCACTGCCAGCGTGTGCACTAATTTACCTGTGAAAGCCAACTGCCTTTAACCTCTTACACACGAGAGATTATGCACTTAACCACAACTAGCCAAACAATGTTTTTGTTTCATTACCTCTTCTGGTGCAAATTCAAAGATGGCAACCGTACAGACACTTCCAGTTGACTTATTTCACAGCCATTTCGTCACATTCTTCATTGCTGTTTCCTCAAGCTCTTGACCTGGCCCATTTTTTTTCATCTTAATTGTTATGAGGTGAGTAAAGCTGGTTCAGTGTTTTGGTGTAACGAGCTTTCCCCACATTCTGTTGACACAGAGATTGAGCAAGACGATTTGAACTGGAATAACAGGAATTGACAGAAGTGAGCCACATGCTTGTTCTAAGAGCGCTACTCTTTTTGAATCTGTTGCGACGCTTCCATGGTTTTGACTCTTTATCCATACTTACACTGCTATCTCAGAAACAGGGTTAGTGTATGGAATAGCCCTTTTCTGCATCAACTCAATGTACaagttccacattatttattgTTATCTATCTAGTTATTTAAGGTGAATTTCTGTCCTTTGGTTGTTATTCATCATCTTGAAGAGCTATTTTTGTAACCAGCTTTTTCATTAAAGTCCACTTGTTGGTGCTACTTAAGTCATGCTAGTACTTCCTGGATTTGATGTATATGAAATGCCTGGCCTTTTCCTCTCCACTCACCAACAAAACCAGCGAACTACAACTTCTGATCAGGATAAAAAAGGACTTCTCACCTTTCTTTTTTTATGCTGTGGGTCTCGCCAGCTTTCAGGTCTACAGGGCTGATCGTGTCCCAAAGCAGTGCAATAAATCCAAAGGAGGTGGTTTGTGTTTCTACGTCACCCAATGCTGGTGCAAAGATG of Oncorhynchus gorbuscha isolate QuinsamMale2020 ecotype Even-year linkage group LG15, OgorEven_v1.0, whole genome shotgun sequence contains these proteins:
- the LOC123997196 gene encoding pyroglutamyl-peptidase 1-like isoform X1, whose amino-acid sequence is MDNSKQTVVVTGFEPFGEHTINASWVAVQELKKLGLGKDIDLHVYEVPVDYQAVQSLIPSLLKQYHPQLVVHVGVSGMATTVTLEKCGRNHGYKGLDNSHFCPHSQCCIEGGPDCIDSVIDMESVCKRVTASGLGVAVSVSQDAGRYLCDFTYYTSLYLSHGHSAFIHVPPIEKPYSGVDLGRALQAIIQEMLDMLNQPEEKIHCQRVH
- the LOC123997196 gene encoding pyroglutamyl-peptidase 1-like isoform X2, whose amino-acid sequence is MATTVTLEKCGRNHGYKGLDNSHFCPHSQCCIEGGPDCIDSVIDMESVCKRVTASGLGVAVSVSQDAGRYLCDFTYYTSLYLSHGHSAFIHVPPIEKPYSGVDLGRALQAIIQEMLDMLNQPEEKIHCQRVH